The Xanthomonas indica genome has a segment encoding these proteins:
- a CDS encoding LacI family DNA-binding transcriptional regulator → MATTIYDIAKHVGVTAGTVSRALSRPEKVLPATRARIEQAAAALGYVPNTVARTLKTQRSGKLLVTVPDIANPFFAQILQGAEDAAQAVGYAVLLGDTQHQPDREERYAQMLRRNEADGLIVLGHRLPPTAREIVKQQGAAAPVVNGCEFDPALGIPSVHIDNAAAARAVMDHLYGLGHERIAVVGGPPDNPLHQQRLEGVRACAKAHRRLRSLTVVPGDFSVESGHAAAAALLGRAPVPTAIFCFSDQMALGALAACRDLGIRVPDDLSIVGFDDLASSSYLTPPLTTIRQPMRDIGVRAVNLLLAIIERGDVSLQQTLDFRLMVRGSTAAPRG, encoded by the coding sequence ATGGCGACAACCATCTACGACATCGCAAAGCACGTCGGCGTCACCGCCGGCACGGTGTCGCGGGCGCTTTCCCGGCCGGAGAAAGTCCTGCCCGCCACGCGCGCGCGCATCGAGCAGGCCGCCGCCGCGCTGGGCTATGTCCCCAACACGGTGGCCAGGACGCTCAAGACCCAGCGCAGCGGCAAGCTCCTGGTCACCGTCCCGGACATCGCCAATCCGTTCTTTGCGCAGATCCTGCAGGGCGCGGAAGACGCCGCGCAGGCGGTCGGCTACGCGGTCCTGCTGGGCGATACCCAGCACCAGCCCGACCGCGAGGAGCGCTATGCGCAGATGCTCCGGCGCAACGAGGCCGACGGCCTGATCGTGCTCGGGCACCGCCTCCCGCCGACGGCGCGCGAGATCGTCAAGCAGCAGGGCGCGGCTGCGCCGGTGGTCAACGGCTGCGAGTTCGATCCGGCGCTGGGGATTCCCAGCGTCCACATCGACAACGCGGCCGCCGCGCGCGCCGTGATGGACCACCTGTATGGCCTGGGGCACGAGCGGATCGCCGTGGTGGGCGGCCCGCCCGACAATCCCCTGCATCAGCAACGCCTGGAAGGGGTCCGGGCCTGCGCCAAGGCGCACCGCCGCCTGCGCAGCCTGACCGTCGTGCCGGGCGACTTCTCCGTGGAATCCGGCCATGCGGCTGCGGCGGCGCTCCTGGGCCGTGCGCCCGTACCGACCGCGATTTTCTGTTTCAGCGACCAGATGGCACTGGGTGCCCTGGCGGCCTGTCGGGACCTGGGCATCCGCGTGCCGGACGACCTGTCCATCGTCGGCTTCGACGACCTGGCATCGTCCAGTTACCTCACGCCCCCGCTGACGACCATCAGGCAGCCCATGCGCGACATCGGGGTCCGCGCGGTCAACCTGCTGCTCGCCATCATCGAGCGGGGGGACGTGTCGCTGCAGCAGACGCTGGATTTCCGCTTGATGGTGCGCGGGTCGACCGCGGCGCCGAGGGGGTAG
- a CDS encoding asparagine synthase-related protein: protein MIKANVAFSDLEHSPVWQDNLLCLGNSQIAPYRHPALETVVVRTQGQWFATVRERCTDIAFEKTEADALVDADRFNQLYKEALLWPLDYLMIEVAQAGSRLKLRAGLLGSVPVYCRVTDATVELSYDLADFFSRPTTIDLEMASRRLALNADYAARQLCSGVVMLTERATLYAEPSKTRYVYPLPAETVPPSEEALIDYGVARFEQLLHRATSIRPASKRVATELSGGMDSATVACALTRSHDNILSFGILLDEGDSQNQVQRRRMLVEKLGLRDTSVSIVSFPPTLDLQPRAARPDYPLAEFYLEAFEHLWDCAQAQGSEWLFTGIGGDQLLPMYRNEEHPAAGPGSGVAAEAKRRANLLLTPRALTASRSISGFDAPAGLLSASVLASNACQAPHLLRRGLWPVNPLSDPHLVAFCRGLPLECRKDRETMWRYLRAKVGDIFPRNYCKETFAHVLPALIAHHARTIAMQLSECALADLGLVDRDAVLKLLDELVATRARPLTAPLISFLWLERFVRQFA, encoded by the coding sequence ATGATCAAGGCCAACGTCGCTTTTTCCGACCTCGAACATTCCCCGGTGTGGCAGGACAATCTCCTGTGTCTCGGGAACAGCCAGATCGCGCCCTACCGTCACCCTGCGCTGGAAACCGTCGTGGTTCGCACGCAGGGACAGTGGTTCGCGACGGTACGCGAGCGCTGCACGGATATCGCATTTGAAAAAACCGAGGCGGACGCGTTGGTCGACGCCGATCGATTCAACCAACTCTACAAAGAAGCCCTTCTCTGGCCGCTTGATTATCTGATGATCGAAGTGGCCCAGGCCGGATCCCGACTGAAATTGCGCGCGGGCCTTCTCGGATCGGTGCCGGTCTATTGCCGGGTCACCGATGCCACAGTAGAACTCTCCTACGATCTGGCCGACTTTTTTTCCCGGCCCACCACCATCGACCTGGAGATGGCCAGTCGGCGTCTCGCACTCAACGCGGACTACGCCGCCAGGCAGCTGTGTTCGGGCGTCGTGATGCTGACAGAACGCGCCACGCTTTACGCCGAGCCGAGCAAGACGCGTTACGTCTATCCCTTGCCTGCTGAAACCGTACCCCCTTCCGAAGAAGCACTGATCGACTACGGTGTAGCGCGATTCGAGCAGCTGTTGCACCGTGCCACATCGATTCGTCCCGCGTCGAAGCGGGTGGCCACGGAGTTGAGTGGGGGCATGGACTCGGCGACCGTTGCGTGCGCTCTGACGCGATCGCATGACAACATCCTGAGCTTTGGAATCTTGCTCGACGAGGGAGACAGTCAAAACCAGGTCCAACGCCGCCGCATGCTTGTTGAAAAGCTCGGCCTTCGCGACACGAGCGTCTCTATCGTTTCATTTCCGCCAACGCTCGATCTGCAACCGCGTGCGGCTCGACCGGACTATCCCCTTGCCGAGTTCTATCTCGAAGCGTTCGAACATTTGTGGGACTGCGCTCAAGCACAGGGCAGCGAATGGCTTTTCACCGGTATTGGCGGAGACCAGCTGCTGCCGATGTACCGGAACGAGGAACATCCCGCCGCCGGTCCCGGCAGCGGTGTGGCCGCAGAAGCCAAGCGTCGCGCGAACCTGTTGTTGACGCCCCGCGCGCTCACTGCATCGCGCTCGATCAGTGGATTTGATGCTCCCGCCGGCCTGTTGTCCGCATCCGTATTGGCGTCGAACGCGTGCCAGGCTCCCCATCTGCTTCGGCGAGGCCTCTGGCCGGTCAATCCCTTAAGCGATCCACATCTGGTGGCTTTCTGTCGGGGCCTCCCCCTCGAGTGCCGTAAAGATCGAGAAACGATGTGGCGCTATTTACGGGCCAAGGTAGGCGACATATTTCCGCGGAATTATTGCAAGGAAACGTTCGCGCATGTGCTCCCCGCGTTGATCGCACATCACGCCAGGACGATCGCCATGCAGTTGAGCGAATGCGCCCTCGCCGACTTGGGCCTGGTCGACCGAGACGCCGTACTGAAATTGCTGGACGAGTTGGTGGCGACGCGCGCGCGTCCACTGACGGCACCGTTGATCTCGTTCCTTTGGCTGGAGCGCTTCGTTCGGCAGTTTGCCTGA
- a CDS encoding S9 family peptidase — protein MKRGLHAVALLCLLGAGNAWAQVDLAPYLVKEQVETLKLSPTGEYYAATVPLEDRTALAIMRRADNKIVGSFSMEKNTHVSDFVWVNDTRVLFNMVQKIGQRDQPWGTGELFAINADGGAAELLVGQRVTGNGPGTLIQTKKVEKVAAYFVGSLPGDDRNVIIQAQPFSTSQDPYSRTEVMDVYSGRRRLLTGSPKVRGADFYSDEQGKVRFALGADADNAKKLFYRDAQGSDWKLINDENVSQHVETPIGFSEDGHVAYLQVQQAKGSDVIESWNTDSGERKVVARDVLADPYQIMYRHGTRVPVGIEVLGDTPRSVFFDTNSPEAKTQRSLEAAFPGQAVYVTSSTRDGRLNLVNVQSGRNPGEFYLFDTVAKKADFVFARRAALQPPKLAEVRPITLQARDGLALHGFVTLPAAAKSGKVPMVVMPHGGPFGIFDNGMFDEDAQILASAGYAVLQVNYRGSGNYGRAFQQAGAGQWGGKMQDDVTDATRWAIDQGIADPQRICMYGASYGAYASLMGVAKEPSLYRCAAGYIGVYDLPMLYVKGDTQQRDSGKTYLSEWVGSPSELAAVSPVNLADKIKVPVFLAAGGEDERAPIQHSKKMEAALKKAGVPVETLYVPTEGHGFYTEAHRREFYTRLLAFLSKSLGGAQAAPAPTKQ, from the coding sequence ATGAAGAGGGGACTGCACGCAGTCGCGTTGTTGTGTCTGCTGGGAGCGGGGAATGCGTGGGCGCAGGTGGATCTGGCGCCGTATCTGGTCAAGGAGCAGGTGGAAACACTGAAGTTGTCGCCCACCGGTGAGTACTACGCGGCGACGGTGCCGCTGGAGGATCGGACCGCGCTGGCGATCATGCGCCGTGCCGACAACAAGATCGTCGGCAGCTTCTCGATGGAGAAGAACACGCACGTCTCCGATTTCGTGTGGGTCAACGACACGCGCGTGCTGTTCAACATGGTCCAGAAGATCGGGCAGCGGGATCAGCCGTGGGGGACCGGCGAACTGTTCGCGATCAACGCCGACGGCGGGGCGGCGGAGTTGTTGGTGGGCCAGCGCGTGACCGGCAACGGGCCGGGTACGCTGATTCAGACCAAGAAGGTGGAGAAGGTTGCCGCGTATTTCGTTGGTTCGCTGCCCGGCGACGACCGCAACGTCATCATCCAGGCGCAGCCGTTCAGCACCAGCCAGGATCCTTACAGCCGCACCGAAGTCATGGACGTCTATAGCGGCCGCCGGCGGTTGCTGACCGGTTCGCCCAAGGTGCGTGGTGCCGATTTCTACAGCGATGAGCAAGGCAAGGTGCGCTTTGCCTTGGGCGCGGATGCCGACAATGCCAAGAAGCTGTTCTATCGCGATGCGCAGGGCAGCGACTGGAAGCTGATCAACGACGAAAATGTCAGCCAACATGTGGAAACGCCGATCGGTTTCTCCGAAGACGGGCATGTCGCGTACCTGCAGGTACAGCAGGCGAAGGGCAGTGACGTCATCGAGTCATGGAATACAGACAGTGGCGAGCGCAAGGTGGTGGCGCGCGATGTGCTGGCCGATCCCTACCAAATCATGTATCGCCATGGCACCCGCGTCCCCGTCGGGATCGAGGTACTGGGCGACACGCCACGCAGCGTGTTCTTCGATACGAATTCGCCCGAAGCCAAGACCCAGCGTTCGCTGGAAGCGGCCTTCCCCGGGCAGGCGGTCTACGTCACCTCCAGCACCCGCGACGGCCGGCTCAACCTGGTCAACGTGCAGTCCGGGCGCAATCCGGGCGAGTTCTACCTGTTCGACACCGTCGCCAAGAAGGCCGATTTCGTGTTTGCGCGCCGCGCCGCACTGCAGCCGCCGAAGCTGGCGGAGGTGCGGCCGATCACGCTGCAGGCGCGGGATGGTCTGGCGCTGCACGGCTTCGTGACGCTGCCGGCGGCGGCCAAGTCCGGCAAGGTGCCGATGGTGGTGATGCCGCATGGCGGGCCGTTCGGGATATTCGACAACGGCATGTTCGATGAGGACGCGCAGATCCTGGCCAGCGCCGGTTATGCGGTGCTGCAGGTCAATTATCGGGGTTCCGGCAACTACGGGCGGGCGTTCCAGCAGGCGGGCGCCGGTCAGTGGGGCGGCAAGATGCAGGACGACGTCACCGACGCCACGCGCTGGGCGATCGACCAGGGGATCGCCGACCCGCAGCGCATTTGCATGTACGGTGCCAGCTATGGCGCCTATGCGTCGTTGATGGGTGTGGCCAAGGAGCCGTCGCTGTATCGCTGCGCCGCTGGTTATATCGGTGTTTACGATCTACCAATGCTGTACGTCAAAGGTGATACTCAGCAGCGCGATTCAGGCAAGACCTACCTGAGCGAATGGGTGGGCTCTCCCAGCGAGCTGGCCGCGGTGTCGCCGGTGAATCTCGCCGACAAGATCAAGGTGCCGGTGTTCCTGGCGGCTGGCGGCGAGGACGAGCGCGCGCCCATCCAGCACTCCAAGAAGATGGAAGCCGCGCTGAAGAAGGCGGGCGTGCCGGTGGAGACACTGTACGTGCCGACCGAGGGCCACGGCTTCTACACCGAGGCGCATCGACGCGAGTTCTACACCCGGCTGCTGGCGTTCCTGAGCAAGTCGCTGGGCGGTGCGCAGGCGGCGCCGGCGCCTACCAAGCAGTAA
- a CDS encoding nucleoside permease, translating to MTHTMSRLGAMMFLQFFIWGAWFVTLGTYLVQGPLQASASQVATAFLSQSIGAIVAPFLVGLIADRYFAAQRILALLHLAGAVLLWLASTATTFGVFFACVMGYMLLFMPTLALANSVAMRHMQSPEKQFPPVRVVGSVGWIVAGVLIGWLGWEQAHRLELTFRMAAVASLALGLYAFTLPHTPPLARQRDAGLGQILGLDALRLLKSRSYLVFFLASIAICIPLAFYYNFTNPYLNDLGVRGAAGLQSLGQVSEVLLMLAMPFLFVRLGVKTMLAVGMAAWVVRYAMFAFGDAGGGFALLVFGIVLHGICYDFFFVTGQIYTDAHAGPAARSSAQGFITLATYGVGMLIGTFLSGAVVEHYTTATGPDWQRIWLFPAGVALVVLVAFLLLFRDRPSVAAAPSAP from the coding sequence ATGACGCACACCATGTCGCGCTTGGGCGCGATGATGTTTCTGCAGTTCTTCATCTGGGGGGCCTGGTTCGTGACCCTGGGGACGTACCTGGTGCAAGGTCCCCTGCAGGCCAGCGCGAGCCAGGTGGCGACGGCGTTCCTCAGCCAGTCCATCGGCGCCATCGTCGCGCCGTTCCTGGTCGGCCTGATCGCCGATCGCTACTTCGCGGCGCAGCGCATCCTCGCACTCCTGCACCTGGCTGGGGCGGTGCTGCTATGGCTGGCGTCCACCGCGACCACCTTCGGCGTGTTCTTCGCCTGCGTGATGGGCTACATGCTGCTGTTCATGCCGACGCTGGCACTGGCCAACAGCGTGGCGATGCGACACATGCAATCGCCGGAAAAGCAGTTTCCGCCGGTGCGGGTCGTCGGCAGCGTCGGCTGGATCGTGGCAGGCGTGTTGATCGGCTGGCTGGGCTGGGAACAGGCGCATCGGCTCGAGCTGACGTTCCGGATGGCGGCAGTGGCGTCGCTGGCCCTGGGCCTGTATGCCTTCACCCTGCCGCACACGCCGCCCCTGGCGCGACAGCGCGACGCCGGGCTGGGGCAGATCCTGGGCCTGGACGCGCTGCGGTTGCTCAAGTCGCGCTCCTATCTGGTGTTCTTCCTGGCGTCCATCGCCATCTGCATCCCGCTGGCGTTCTACTACAACTTCACCAATCCGTACCTCAACGATCTGGGCGTGCGCGGCGCAGCCGGCCTGCAATCGCTGGGCCAGGTGTCCGAAGTCCTGCTGATGCTGGCCATGCCGTTCCTGTTCGTGCGGCTGGGGGTCAAGACGATGCTGGCGGTGGGCATGGCGGCGTGGGTGGTGCGCTACGCGATGTTCGCCTTCGGCGATGCCGGCGGCGGCTTTGCCCTGCTGGTGTTCGGCATCGTGCTGCACGGCATCTGCTACGACTTCTTCTTCGTCACCGGCCAGATCTACACCGATGCGCATGCCGGCCCCGCCGCGCGCAGCAGTGCGCAGGGCTTCATCACCCTGGCCACGTACGGCGTGGGCATGCTGATCGGCACGTTCCTGTCCGGCGCGGTGGTGGAGCACTACACCACCGCGACGGGCCCGGACTGGCAGCGGATCTGGCTGTTCCCGGCCGGCGTCGCGCTGGTCGTGCTGGTCGCCTTCCTGCTGCTGTTCCGCGACCGTCCCAGCGTTGCGGCCGCCCCTTCCGCGCCTTGA
- a CDS encoding sugar phosphate isomerase/epimerase family protein, with protein MKTLKGPALFLAQFIADTPPFNRLDTLAEWAAGLGYSGLQVPTSAPHLFDLAQAAHSQAYCDDLAGMLAGHGLQITELSTHLQGQLVAVHPAYDSLFDGFAPPDKRGNPAARQAWAVEQLQLAAKASQRLGLTAHATFSGALAWPYFYPWPQRPPGLVEEAFAELGRRWRPLLDAFDACGVDLCFEIHPGEDLHDGATFERFLDVVDHHPRAKILYDPSHLLLQQMDYLGFIDRYHARIGIFHVKDAEYRANARSGVYGGYQDWIDRPGRFRSLGDGQIDFKAIFSKFAQYDFPGWAVLEWECCLKHPEDGAREGAAFIRDHIIRVTERAFDDFAGSGADPESLRRMLGT; from the coding sequence TTGAAGACGCTCAAGGGTCCAGCGCTGTTCCTGGCACAGTTCATCGCCGACACACCTCCCTTCAATCGCTTGGACACGCTGGCCGAATGGGCCGCGGGCCTGGGCTATTCTGGCCTACAAGTGCCGACCAGCGCGCCCCACCTGTTCGATCTGGCCCAGGCCGCGCACAGCCAGGCGTACTGCGACGACCTCGCCGGCATGCTGGCCGGGCACGGCCTGCAGATCACCGAGCTGTCCACCCACCTGCAGGGGCAACTGGTCGCGGTCCACCCCGCCTACGACAGCCTGTTCGACGGATTTGCCCCGCCGGACAAGCGCGGCAACCCCGCCGCACGCCAGGCCTGGGCGGTAGAGCAACTTCAGCTGGCCGCCAAGGCCAGCCAGCGCCTGGGGCTGACGGCGCATGCCACGTTTTCCGGCGCGCTGGCCTGGCCTTACTTCTACCCCTGGCCGCAACGCCCGCCCGGCCTGGTGGAAGAAGCCTTCGCCGAACTCGGCCGGCGCTGGCGCCCCCTCCTGGATGCCTTCGACGCCTGCGGCGTGGACCTCTGCTTCGAGATCCACCCGGGCGAGGACCTGCACGACGGCGCGACCTTCGAGCGCTTCCTGGACGTGGTCGACCACCATCCGCGCGCCAAGATCCTGTACGACCCCAGCCACCTGCTGCTGCAGCAGATGGACTACCTGGGCTTCATCGATCGCTACCACGCGCGGATCGGCATCTTCCACGTCAAGGACGCGGAGTACCGGGCCAACGCGCGCAGCGGCGTCTACGGCGGTTACCAGGACTGGATCGATCGTCCGGGGCGGTTCCGGTCGCTCGGGGACGGTCAGATCGATTTCAAGGCGATCTTCTCGAAGTTCGCGCAATACGATTTCCCGGGCTGGGCCGTGCTGGAGTGGGAGTGCTGCCTGAAGCATCCGGAAGATGGGGCACGCGAGGGTGCCGCGTTCATTCGCGACCACATCATCCGCGTGACCGAGCGCGCCTTCGACGACTTCGCCGGCAGCGGCGCCGATCCGGAATCGCTGCGCCGCATGTTGGGGACCTGA
- a CDS encoding oligopeptide transporter, OPT family, whose translation MNNAAAPRQLTFRAVVLAIVLAVVLSAANAYLGLFAGLTIATAIPAAVVSMGVLRLLGGGTILENNIVQTGASAGSSIAAGVIFTIPALVIMGYWPDFKYWWVLGIAGMGGLLGVLFSVPLRRSMIVEDPLPFPEGKAAAEVLKAGENPGPGLKILGLSAAIGGLVKLGAASGLKVIPDTWAQAAYIGSSKMVGYVGTNLSPALLGVGYIVGLNVGIVVLSGSILSWHLAIPLYQQFFMGSDPALAQSLANAPAAEAAFGIWAAKVRYLGVGAMLIGGVWTLFSLRKSLLSGVKSGFAAARKSTGGAAVAETDRDLPMKWMLVALLLCTLPLLGLYQAIVGQWHVSVPMTIIMIVAGFLFVSVSGYLAGLIGSSNNPVSGITISTILFASAVLVLLLGRDSPIGAVAAIMIGAVVCCAAAVGGDNLQDLKAGYLVGATPWKQQLMLAIGAFSCALIMAPVLNLLAQAYGIGAATPQHPNALAAPQATLMASVAKGLFGGELPWTMIGIGAGVGAAIIALDEWLKKTGKRFRVPVLAAAIGIYLPLELMVPIFLGGLLTHLVERFHKIRADDEEGRDRVHRPGTLFAAGLITGEALMGIAIAVPIVASGRADVLALPEAFHLNQWYGLALLAFVGWLLYRTGRKGDAAAAPRA comes from the coding sequence ATGAACAATGCTGCCGCGCCGCGCCAGCTCACGTTCCGTGCCGTGGTGCTGGCGATCGTGCTGGCCGTGGTGCTGTCCGCCGCCAATGCCTACCTCGGTCTGTTCGCCGGCCTGACCATCGCCACCGCGATTCCGGCGGCGGTGGTGTCGATGGGCGTGCTGCGCCTGCTCGGCGGCGGCACCATCCTCGAGAACAACATCGTGCAGACCGGCGCCTCGGCCGGGTCCTCGATCGCGGCGGGGGTGATCTTCACCATCCCGGCGCTGGTGATCATGGGCTACTGGCCGGACTTCAAGTACTGGTGGGTGCTGGGCATCGCCGGCATGGGCGGCCTGCTCGGCGTGCTGTTCTCGGTGCCGCTGCGGCGCTCGATGATCGTCGAGGATCCGCTGCCGTTCCCGGAGGGCAAGGCCGCCGCGGAAGTACTCAAGGCCGGCGAGAATCCCGGGCCGGGGCTGAAGATCCTCGGCCTGTCGGCGGCGATCGGCGGGCTGGTCAAGCTCGGCGCGGCCAGTGGCCTGAAGGTGATCCCGGATACCTGGGCGCAGGCCGCGTACATCGGCAGCAGCAAGATGGTCGGCTATGTCGGCACCAATCTGTCGCCGGCGCTGCTGGGCGTGGGCTACATCGTCGGGCTCAACGTCGGCATCGTGGTGCTGTCCGGCTCGATCCTGTCCTGGCATCTGGCCATCCCGCTGTACCAGCAGTTCTTCATGGGCTCCGATCCGGCACTGGCGCAGAGCCTGGCCAATGCGCCGGCGGCCGAGGCCGCGTTCGGGATCTGGGCGGCCAAGGTGCGCTACCTGGGCGTGGGCGCGATGCTGATCGGCGGCGTGTGGACGCTGTTCTCGCTGCGCAAGTCGCTGCTGTCGGGCGTCAAGAGCGGCTTTGCCGCCGCGCGCAAGAGCACCGGCGGCGCCGCGGTGGCCGAGACCGACCGCGACCTGCCGATGAAGTGGATGCTGGTGGCGCTGCTGCTGTGCACGCTGCCGCTGCTGGGCCTGTACCAGGCCATCGTCGGCCAGTGGCACGTCAGCGTGCCGATGACCATCATCATGATCGTCGCCGGCTTCCTGTTCGTGTCGGTGTCCGGCTATCTGGCCGGCCTGATCGGTTCGTCGAACAATCCGGTTTCCGGCATCACCATCTCCACCATCCTGTTCGCCTCGGCGGTGCTGGTGCTGCTGCTCGGGCGCGATTCGCCGATCGGTGCGGTCGCCGCGATCATGATCGGTGCGGTGGTCTGCTGCGCCGCCGCGGTCGGCGGCGACAACCTGCAGGATCTGAAGGCCGGCTACCTGGTCGGCGCCACCCCGTGGAAGCAGCAGCTGATGCTGGCGATCGGTGCGTTCTCGTGTGCGCTGATCATGGCGCCGGTGCTGAACCTGCTCGCCCAGGCCTACGGCATCGGTGCGGCCACGCCGCAGCATCCCAATGCGCTGGCGGCGCCGCAGGCCACGCTGATGGCGTCGGTGGCCAAGGGTCTGTTCGGCGGCGAACTGCCGTGGACCATGATCGGCATCGGCGCCGGCGTCGGCGCGGCGATCATCGCCCTGGACGAGTGGCTGAAGAAGACCGGCAAGCGCTTCCGCGTGCCGGTGCTGGCCGCGGCGATCGGCATCTACCTGCCGCTGGAGCTGATGGTGCCGATCTTCCTCGGCGGCCTGCTGACCCATCTGGTCGAGCGCTTCCACAAGATCCGCGCCGACGACGAAGAGGGCCGCGACCGCGTGCACCGTCCGGGCACCCTGTTCGCCGCGGGCCTGATCACCGGCGAGGCGCTGATGGGCATCGCCATCGCGGTGCCGATCGTGGCCTCCGGTCGCGCCGACGTGCTGGCGCTGCCGGAGGCGTTCCACCTCAACCAGTGGTACGGCCTGGCGCTGCTGGCCTTCGTCGGCTGGCTGCTGTACCGCACCGGCCGCAAGGGCGACGCCGCGGCCGCGCCGCGCGCGTAA
- a CDS encoding oligopeptide:H+ symporter, whose translation MSSLPLRDARDDFLGHPKGVYVCFFTEMWERFSFYGMKALLLLYLTKYHLFGDDAGLDLLGAYGGLVYCVPVLGGLLADRWLGMRKAVVFGGLLLVLGHIGMAFEGHAATRINGEVVRDTASLGVTYLSLALIIMGVGFLKPNISTIVGKLYPADDPRRDAGFSLFYAGINLGALFASLVCGFLGEAYGWRYGFGAAGIGMLLGLGMFLWGQKYLHGHAEPAQPALLRERVLGVPREWAIYLCAVLGVLPVAALMWAAANGAFSLGGEISLALLLMLLVLGAVMLWFAWFTGTQCTPVQRQQMIALMVLIAMALVYFTLYEQTYGSWVTFTDRLMTKDIVPSLVIRGGTPLPWSIASLLLAPLGFVLAASLSDRRPGSSAPRLLFVGVSALMLLFLIRDCLVLPQTAGSLTYLGALFLVLLAPLFAALWAWLARRGREPSKPAKSALGLLLAGLSFVPLALAAQQVGVTGQMASVWWLVLAYFVLEAGEMCLSPVGLSAVTQLAVPRVVSLMMGTWFLATAFSEALAALFGKLAAIEVPDGQTLNIADAAAKYAHLFWLLLWIGVGCGVLAFLAAPLLRRMMHGVR comes from the coding sequence GTGTCCTCCCTGCCGCTGCGCGACGCGCGCGACGATTTCCTCGGCCATCCCAAGGGCGTCTACGTCTGCTTCTTCACCGAGATGTGGGAGCGCTTCTCCTTCTACGGCATGAAGGCCCTGCTGTTGCTGTACCTGACCAAGTACCACCTGTTCGGCGACGACGCCGGGCTGGACCTGCTCGGTGCCTACGGCGGCCTGGTGTACTGCGTGCCCGTGCTCGGCGGACTGCTCGCCGACCGTTGGCTGGGCATGCGCAAGGCGGTGGTGTTCGGCGGCCTGCTGCTGGTGCTCGGCCACATCGGCATGGCCTTCGAGGGTCACGCCGCCACGAGGATCAACGGCGAGGTGGTGCGCGATACCGCATCCCTGGGCGTGACCTACCTGTCGCTGGCGCTGATCATCATGGGCGTGGGCTTCCTCAAGCCCAACATCTCCACCATCGTCGGCAAGCTGTACCCGGCCGACGATCCGCGCCGCGACGCCGGCTTCTCGCTGTTCTACGCCGGCATCAACCTCGGCGCATTGTTTGCCTCGCTGGTGTGCGGCTTTCTCGGCGAAGCCTACGGCTGGCGCTACGGCTTCGGCGCCGCCGGCATCGGCATGCTGCTCGGCCTGGGCATGTTCCTGTGGGGCCAGAAATACCTGCACGGCCACGCCGAACCGGCGCAGCCGGCGCTGCTGCGCGAGCGCGTGCTCGGCGTGCCGCGCGAATGGGCGATCTATCTCTGCGCGGTGCTGGGCGTGTTGCCGGTGGCCGCCTTGATGTGGGCCGCGGCCAACGGCGCCTTCAGCCTGGGTGGGGAAATCTCCCTGGCCCTGCTGCTGATGCTGCTGGTGCTCGGCGCGGTGATGCTGTGGTTCGCCTGGTTCACCGGCACCCAGTGCACCCCGGTGCAGCGCCAGCAGATGATCGCGCTGATGGTGCTGATCGCGATGGCGCTGGTGTACTTCACCCTGTACGAGCAGACCTATGGCTCGTGGGTCACCTTCACCGATCGGTTGATGACCAAGGACATCGTGCCGTCGCTGGTGATCCGCGGCGGCACGCCCCTGCCCTGGTCGATCGCCTCGCTGCTGCTGGCGCCGCTGGGCTTCGTGCTGGCGGCCTCGCTGTCCGACCGGCGCCCCGGCTCGTCGGCGCCGCGGTTGCTGTTCGTCGGGGTCAGCGCCCTGATGCTGCTGTTCCTGATCCGCGACTGCCTGGTGCTGCCGCAGACCGCCGGCTCCCTGACCTACCTGGGCGCCCTGTTTCTGGTGCTGCTGGCACCGCTGTTCGCCGCGCTGTGGGCATGGCTGGCGCGGCGTGGGCGCGAGCCGTCCAAGCCGGCCAAATCGGCGTTAGGGCTTCTGCTGGCCGGCCTGTCCTTCGTGCCGCTGGCGCTGGCCGCGCAACAGGTCGGCGTCACCGGACAGATGGCGAGCGTGTGGTGGCTGGTGCTGGCCTACTTCGTGCTGGAGGCCGGCGAGATGTGCCTGTCGCCGGTCGGCCTGTCGGCGGTGACGCAACTGGCGGTGCCGCGGGTGGTCAGCCTGATGATGGGCACCTGGTTTCTGGCCACAGCATTCTCCGAGGCGCTGGCGGCGCTGTTCGGCAAGCTCGCCGCGATCGAGGTCCCGGACGGCCAGACCCTCAACATCGCCGACGCCGCGGCCAAGTACGCGCACCTGTTCTGGCTACTGCTGTGGATCGGCGTGGGCTGCGGCGTCCTTGCCTTCCTTGCCGCGCCGCTGCTGCGGCGGATGATGCACGGGGTGCGTTGA